A stretch of Panthera tigris isolate Pti1 chromosome E2, P.tigris_Pti1_mat1.1, whole genome shotgun sequence DNA encodes these proteins:
- the LOC102952089 gene encoding zinc finger and SCAN domain-containing protein 4 gives MALDLRISCQGEPSRNVPGSENLEHKPSQGPAIQGEEIYEFPSTQLSLFQNSNNSCAREELQNLYNLFHSWLQPEKHSKDEIISRLVLEQFMINGHCSDRSVLKEKWNTSGRNMEKFMENLTDDGMKPPGLVHVHMQGQEALFSENMPLREVIVHFTKQLSAGTPTGENMGTRSCTPQDTSLAMGRGDEDKENGGNIDQVNDGITSQGNEIPSLLIIQEEGCPRPEDDSVSLKNPVSSGRTGLAISGSQEGCPKGPPYQDILMELGPGFLSQPVKVTPEPVPTHQNEGISTCEGLQERSHEAPKPYRCEKCPKIFRYFSQLKAHQRRHNNERTFICAECNKGFFQASDLRVHQMTHAREKPFTCSTCEKSFSHKTNLQAHERIHTGEKPYACSLCRRSYRQSSTYHRHLRTHQKMAFKSAPSTPEASSAAAPM, from the exons ATGGCTTTAGATCTCAGAATTTCATGTCAGGGAGAACCATCTAGGAATGTCCCTGGGTCAGAAAACCTAGAGCATAAACCCAGCCAAGGACCAGCCATTCAGGGGGAAGAGATCTATGAGTTCCCCAGCACTCAGCTCAGTTTATTTCAAAACAGTAATAACTCATGCGCAAGGGAGGAGCTGCAAAATCTCTACAACTTATTTCACTCATGGCTGCAACCAGAAAAACACAGCAAGGATGAAATTATTTCTCGTTTGGTCCTGGAACAGTTTATGATCAATGGCCACTGCAGTGACAGGTCCGTGttgaaagagaaatggaatacAAGTGGCAGAAACATGGAGAAATTCATGGAAAATCTAACTGACGATGGCATGAAACCACCTGGATTA GTCCACGTCCACATGCAGGGACAGGAAGCCCTCTTTTCTGAGAATATGCCCTTAAGAGAAGTCATTGTTCATTTCACCAAACAGTTGTCAGCAGGAACCCCAACAGGAGAGAACATGGGGACACGGTCCTGTACTCCCCAGGATACTTCTCTGGCAATGGGACGAG GAGACGAAGATAAAGAAAATGGTGGCAACATTGACCAAGTAAATGACGGTATTACTAGTCAAGGCAATGaaatcccttccctgctcattatCCAGGAAGAGGGCTGTCCTAGGCCTGAAGACGACAGTGTTTCTTTGAAGAATCCAGTCAGCTCTGGAAGAACAGGTCTAGCTATCTCCGGGTCCCAGGAGGGGTGCCCAAAAGGACCCCCTTATCAAGATATCCTTATGGAACTGGGACCAGGGTTTCTCTCTCAGCCAGTCAAGGTCACCCCTGAGCCTGTTCCTACCCACCAGAATGAGGGAATCTCCACATGTGAGGGACTCCAAGAAAGATCCCATGAAGCCCCCAAACCATATAGATGTGAAAAGTGTCCCAAGATCTTTAGGTATTTCTCTCAGCTAAAAGCCCATCAGAGAAGACACAATAATGAGAGGACATTTATTTGTGCTGAGTGTAACAAAGGCTTCTTCCAAGCATCAGACCTACGCGTGCACCAGATGACTCACGCAAGAGAGAAGCCTTTCACGTGCAGCACGTGTGAAAAGTCCTTCAGCCACAAAACCAACCTCCAGGCTCATGAGAGAATCCACACGGGAGAGAAGCCCTACGCGTGTTCCCTTTGCCGGAGAAGCTACCGCCAGTCATCCACCTACCACCGCCACCTGAGGACTCACCAGAAAATGGCCTTCAAAAGTGCTCCTTCCACACCAGAAGCTTCCTCAGCTGCAGCCCCAATGTAA